CCATGTAGGTTAAAAAATCTTGCATAAAGTTGTAGTAGAGTAGCTTATTGGCATTATTTGCAGCCTCCACCTGGGGACTTTCACTGTTCTCACCTTCCATCAGTAGAAGGACTATCAAAAGGAAGCTGTTCCTTCTCATCaacaagaaggggaaaacaactTTATTCTTCACCCGTACGGAATAACAACATATTGTTCTGTTCAGTTGGACAAACTCGGAGTGCGTGTCTACCACTTGGAAGCTTCTTCTTATTATCTGCTCTTTAAGTAGTTCTTCCACTTTCCTCAGTTTGGAAACATTCACGTAATTGTGTGTCTGCGAAGAGGGGGTGGACAATCGATACACACGAAGGTGAGCATTTTCACGCCagtcctttctttttccaccttctttgcttcttttttttctccttctctaaCCTGCACACATCTCGCGTACACCTCCATGTTGGGAAAGTGCCTCTCATAAATCAAGGCATGCTCCCCTCCCTCTGCCACAGGGGCAAAAAGGTACAGCGCCCTTATTCCGCTCATAGGGACAGCTCTCTAAAGGTCATCCCTCGGAAtgattctttctttttaaatgcaAATTTTGACCTGGTGAGGGGTCAACCCCGCTCGGCCACAAGTTAAAGCAAGTTGGACAGGTGAACAGGCTTGCACCAGCGCAAGCCCGCTCTGCCACTAAAAGGAAATACGCAAGAAACTGGGGAAGACGGGGCAGGCGAGGCAAattggaataaaaaattgccctcCCGAGGGGGCACAAAAATGGGTAGTACAAAACAAGGAGgtacaaaaatgtgtcatCAAAAGGGACATCAAAAAAGTGAAACCAAAAAAGTGCCAAGCCAAACGCTACCTCACCCaggtgacaaaaaaaaaaaaaaattctcataTCAAGGGGAGGGTACAAAAAATGCCAAGAAAAGCAGTGGAAGGCATAATtatgtgccccttttttttttttttttttttgtcccccaAATGTTTACCCCGTGCATGAGTAAAAAATCGACACGGGGACGGGGGCACAAAAAGGGGCAGTCGGGAAAGAGTGGGCGCACTTTTAAAACCAGGCAGACATATCAGCGCAGTGGTCCCTATGCAGACGAGTATCCATATAGAGGAAATGTATGTAGGGGCACACTTGTGAGGAGAAGCGCTGCAATTATAGTGCCATCGACGACGCATGTGCCATTTTGCCCGCCCTTCAGAACACATCAACTTAAAGACAAATCCTGGTAACAATGCGACGCCGATATGCCCCTCTAACCACATAGTTGTAAATTATTTACCAACAGGTTGTCACATCagaatggggaagaaaaaaaaaaaaaaaaaaaggtacccTCCCATTAGCCATAGCCCTATTCCTTACCCCCCCAATGCGGCCACGCTCCTACCCAGCAGACGACACATTCCTCCCATCCCATCCACTTGGACCATGTCTAATTCACGCTAAAAATGGAGTTcaaaaattggaacaaatttttcttctgcggGATTTGTTCTGGCAGCTTCTCCACGATCATTGCTCGTTTGTTTCCCTCCCCAGCAGAGAGCTCCTCACGATACTTACTCTTGCGTTTCAAGTCACGCGCAAGGGTGGCATTCTTCTTCACTGAATGATGTCCACTCAAAGGTTCACAGTCGACCAAGTTATTAAATTCTAACGTATAAACTGCagtccttctcttcctttcatGCAACTCGTTCATGTAACACCTTTTGCATATACGAACTTGTTCGAGATAATAGTTTAGGGTGTTTTTGgtgttcctcctcttcatttcATAATACGGGTGGTTCACAGATTTGTCACCTTTTGGCGTTAAGCTCAAGCTGGAGGAAGGTACTTCATTCCCGAAGTCGTGGTATTCATTTGCTTTCCGTACTCTCTGTGTCtggtattcatttttgctctCCCTGCACGGGTATAACTTTCTGGATGCGCCTCTCTCTTCCACATGGTTTGACGGCAATAtgaaggcatttttttctttcaccttTGAATAATGCCTTTCCTTCTCGGAGTACTCTGCGTCGTGTTTCTTTCCACTGCGCCTCTCTTCTCGTCGCCTTTCATCTGCACCAACTTGGGAAATTTTAGCGTACTCATTTAGCTGGGTCAGTCTGTCCATTTTGTATTGTgaagggggggaattttTGCCTCACTCAGACGTCTTTCGCGAAAGGGCAGCACgtccaaaaaggggaattccAGCGCATAGGCAGCAGGGGTggttcgaaaaaaaaataaaaaaataagaaagtaatgaaacaaaaaatacaatagCGTACACCGATTTAACGCAAGTGCTATCGGGTGGGACAATCCACATGACGCCGCGTCGGAAGTGGTGCTCTCCGATGgcgaacaaaatgaatgtggaaactgtaaaaaattgcCAGAGACGCACAAAACTTCTAATCTGTCCTggtattaaaagaaaaagcaactGAATCGAAGTAatcctacatttttatcgCAAAGCGGGAAGCCTTATTTTTTCGCTTGCACAGTTtccaggaggaaaaaaaaaaagtatcaCATTATGGCAACATCAGGGgagaaaacataaaaaaatattgttaaaGCTTTTGCCTCCACAAAGTTGGGAGTGGGGACAGTAAATGGTAATGAGTACTGACGGAATGGACAAATCACCGTCACAAGGTAGCCAAACTAAAACGCATTTCACATGTGCGctgtgaaaaatatgaacaagaaaaaaaaaaaaaaaaagaaaaagaaaaacggaCAAATGGCTACCTACCTGTGCAGCTGCGCTTTTGTATGCAAACTGTAAGAACGAACATGTAAAGGGGGTAAGGGAAACCCTTATATACGATGTGcgataaggagaaaaaccaAAACCGTTACCCAGTTGCTCTGTTTACATGTGAGAAAGACTTCTTTTTGTCTCTAGATCGAGAAGGGAACCTCCTAGCAATTCAAAATATCgcatgaactgttcatacaaaaatgtacgaTTTGGCGagtcatttaaaaaaaaaaaaaaaaaaaaaaaaaaaaaatcctcccGTATGTGTGTACTGTTAactaattttttcccaaacgGATTATTAAAGTTAAGGATAGGgcaatgaacaaaaaaaaaaaaaaggcagctACGGATAAGCCACAGAAGTCTACTTCTCCCATCGctaaaataaaaggcaaAACATTCATTTTACGTGCGTCTCCTACATTGGCATCCAGTTGTAGAGGACATTTTTCGCCAAATGGGCATAACTCGAAAGGGAGGGGAAGACTTCTCCAAAATGTATTCCTCCGTTTGTTTCCACTGAAACGGTAATGTTGGGGATTAACCAATGGTGTACAATGTACCTTCTgtggggggggggggggggaataTTCACCTCAATGGGAGACAGAACAGACCCTACAGAAGGTAATCACGAATCCAATCAATTGAGAGAACGACAacagacagaaaaaaaaaggaacattcaAAGTTGTGCAGCTCGGTTGAAAACGATCAAAAAGGTGTTGCCGTTAAATGTGGCGAACATACACAGGTGTTGACCAATTGCACATGagatgattaaaaaaaaaaaaaaaaaaatggataaaagaggaaaataattcATTTCACAGCTAAGCTGTGGCATTTCttaaattaacaaaatggcaTGTAAGGGAGGCGAAAATTTGAGAAAAGTGTCGAAAAAAGAGTAACCCCCTTGGAGAAGGCTTACGAAAGGCGCTATCAGCGAGCGAACGTTCAGGCCGATGCAAAActgatcaatttttttttgtatcgaCGTTTTAAACAATTATAACATTCGACTGCACAAATGTTCGCACTCacatgaacaaattttccgAATGGAATTTCTCACCCACTTGCGAATATCAGGAGCAAAATGTTAAGTGGAGGGAGTAATCCTTTTGCAGTTCTTCCTCCTACACGCCCCCTGTGGGATTAGCCGTAATCAGTGGGATTGAATATACAtgcttttaaattttttggccaatttctttttcccaaaaatgaaaattttgcaaGATAGTTTGGTATGTTCATACAAAGCAGCTACTCATCCGTAGCAGTAATTTCAGAAGGTGCGTACGGCTTGGTGAAGTCGTGAAAAGTAGGAGGAGTGGACCAGTTTTCGGGAAAGAACCGAACCGGATGCCCCGCTCGCCTCGTCCAACGAGCACAAACGTGTAGGAGCCCACACACGCATCGCTACTCTAACACATCGCCACGTAGAAACGCCCCCCCCCGATGGATGAATACAAATGCAGCAGCTGCCTAGACGACGTGTGCACGAGGAGCGAAAAAAAGCTGTTCTACTTTGACATTTGTAAACATAAGATCTGCGGAGAATGTCTGGAGAACCACCTCAGCCAGCATAGCAAGCAACATTGCCCACGTTGCAAAATAGGtgtgtcaaaaaaaaatgtgactCCCTTTGACATCGAAGAGAGAATCTACTCCAATCAAAAAAACATCCGATCCCAATTGACcgaaatttttaacaaaaaaagacacaACTTTGAAAGTACCCCCCTGTACAATAACTACTTGGAGCAAATTGAAGACATCATCTACCTGTTAACAAACGAAGCggacgaaaaaaagagaaaaataatcGAAGCatacattaaaaaatacgaaaaggaaaatcaaaaaatcatagaagaaaataatgttatcatatttgaaaatgaaaaaaaaaaaatacatgatATTGTAAAACAGGAAGGGAACTTTTATGAAATTATTAAGCACAGACCACTTAtcaaaaaatatcaaaatgAGTCATTTGTGCATTCCCTTGTTAGAGAAAATCCCAAGCTGTTTGATGAAATAAAAGTTACGAACATTACTGAGAGCCAGCCACAGCCACTAAATCCTGCCATCAAGAACGACACAGACATTCCTTTGCGTAGATTTTCCTCAGAAGAGGAGCTGAAGAAGTCGGACCATGCGGGGGGGTACGATATCTCCATCGTCTTTAAAAGGTGCGACACGGAGTTCAATTCCACCATTTATCTTAACATATGATTTGGGCTTTTCTGCCGTTTTTCGCGTCCCTGAGGAAGATGTGTATACCAATTTGTGTCCGTTCACCCAGCAGTTACATAGCTATATTTTGGGGCACCCCTATCAACTGAATAGCGGCTCATAGGCGTGGTCACcccattcccttttttttttttttttttttttttttttttaatatatatttatttattttttttttatttattaattttttttttttatatttattttttttttttttttcttccaccttgCGCGGTTTTAACCCTACTCGGCAGTTGGTCTCAACCTCTCTTTTTCCTGGCACTGTTCGGTGTGTTTCCCGCGCGCGAAGAAGCGTGGCAGGAGTTACCAATTTTTCCGAGAATTAAAACTGCGTTGCcgattttttacaatttttggTGCATGCTAACCGCGCTACCCCCCCATACACGTGACTTCAAGAGGGAGTGAGCATTCCCACTGGGGGAAACACTGTTGTGATGTGGCCGCAACGGCAAGTTAGCTTTACCCTCTCTCGCCGCGGGCCCCACAAGGATGGTCCTCCTCACGGGAAAACGGAACCCCCTGCCATTcgtaaaagaaaacaaagaagaaaaagaagcacaCCGGGATTATGTTAAAACGGTGGAGGAAGAATCCATAGAGTGcgaaataaataagaagaaaaaaacatggacCCCGCGCAAACTCCAGAAGGA
The Plasmodium coatneyi strain Hackeri chromosome 10, complete sequence DNA segment above includes these coding regions:
- a CDS encoding CDK-activating kinase assembly factor, with amino-acid sequence MDEYKCSSCLDDVCTRSEKKLFYFDICKHKICGECLENHLSQHSKQHCPRCKIGVSKKNVTPFDIEERIYSNQKNIRSQLTEIFNKKRHNFESTPLYNNYLEQIEDIIYLLTNEADEKKRKIIEAYIKKYEKENQKIIEENNVIIFENEKKKIHDIVKQEGNFYEIIKHRPLIKKYQNESFVHSLVRENPKLFDEIKVTNITESQPQPLNPAIKNDTDIPLRRFSSEEELKKSDHAGGYDISIVFKRCDTEFNSTIYLNI